One window of the Oncorhynchus mykiss isolate Arlee chromosome 5, USDA_OmykA_1.1, whole genome shotgun sequence genome contains the following:
- the aggf1 gene encoding angiogenic factor with G patch and FHA domains 1 isoform X1 has translation MVVTRCLCSTFRLIFLAERNEGVRPSEENKRIARSMATNGEKASGGEEGSDSEVAELRQKVESLKQELKSCTKELTKLQKQLTKSESLQKSTEGYNEDLRKQVNKLSAEIHERKKKAKERAEAETQTEEYTWSETDYYNYYYGGGYYQGDGVTTDTQVTVTPEGQEATDAAEMTAAESTTDTATDMTTDNATAMITEVSVEGGIAAAQPEEVDTGSIADMLRATAEQAMTQTGFVFDETTGMYYDHSTGFYYDSASQLYYDNNTGMYYYYDAESGKYQFHSRIEVPTVQPVSETSQVKKSLDKKGRKWKKVPERTARQDDKGLVKEELDLDEWMERRIPKRGTGSRRHRGRSLTPDTPLQKKRSLKTRQAKSAERSLKRKKRKDGLRSDDASSSRRKKKKAKSDKLIKKKKKAKAASASQSDDSSGNNDPEEGEITESEREWKSTSSSPPPTKYSSESEIESQEVAEKVWPPCVRVTVVRSPVLQTGTLFIITADSPATIGREKDMNHAISISEMGVSKLHAEVYFDQDQQCYMLVDQGSQNGTVLNGNRILQPNAKCDPCPLTHGDEVKMGETVLSFHIHAGTDTCDGCEPGQVMAHLSKHQRNQPLQTGPAPTKEDKELLRQKELKQMKVKYGLKSAEYEEDKALRNPRYVDRAESRRQTVGSEGVFQRDDAPASVHVEISEVNKGRKMLEKMGWKKGEGLGKDGAGMKDPIQLKVRKSQSGFGAGAVVSVDEAGTLSRTKTQRNWEKARERFNDTCQTETPTVKKEQSPAPKPWVKGEVAE, from the exons CCAGAAGTATGGCGACAAATGGAGAGAAGgcgagtggaggagaggaggggtcggATTCCGAGGTGGCTGAGCTTCGCCAGAAAGTAGAGTCGCTAAAGCAAGAACTGAAAAGCTGCACAAAAGAACTGACCAAATTACAGAAACAACTGACCAAGTCTGAGAGTCTTCAGAAAAGCACAGAAGGCTACAATGAAGACTTGAGGAAACAG GTCAACAAGCTTAGTGCAGAGATTCATGAACGAAAGAAAAAGGCGAAAGAGAGAGCTGAagctgagacacagacagaggaataTACCTGGTCAGAAACTG AttattacaactactactatgGAGGAGGCTACTACCAGGGTGATGGTGTGACTACAGACACCCAGGTGACAGTGACACCTGAGGGGCAGGAAGCCACTGATGCCGCAGAGATGACAGCTGCAGAATCAACCACTGACACAGCTACAGACATGACGACAGACAACGCCACAGCGATGATTACAGAGGTGTCTGTAGAGGGTGGTATTGCTGCCGCTCAACCAGAG GAAGTGGATACGGGCTCCATAGCAGACATGCTGAGAGCCACAGCTGAGCAGGCCATGACACAGACTGGCTTTGTGTTTGATGAGACCACAGGGATGTACTACGACCACAGCACTGGCTTTTACTACGACTCG GCCAGTCAGTTGTACTATGATAACAACACAGGCATGTACTACTACTACGATGCAGAGAGTGGCAAGTACCAGTTCCACTCCAGGATAGAGGTTCCTACTGTACAGCCTGTCTCAGAGAccagccaggtgaaaaagagccTAGACAAGAAAGGAAGGAAGTGGAAGAAAGTTCCAGAGAGAACCGCCCGTCAGGATGATAAG GGCCTTGTAAAGGAGGAGCTGGACCTTGATGAGTGGATGGAGCGGCGAATCCCGAAGAGGGGCACAGGCTCGCGCAGGCATAGGGGCCGGTCTCTTACTCCAGACACTCCTCTGCAAAAAAAACGCTCCTTGAAGACTCGCCAGGCGAAGAGTGCCGAACGCTCgttgaagaggaagaagaggaaggacgGGTTGCGCTCCGATGATGCGAGCAGCtcaaggaggaagaagaagaaggctaAATCAGATAAACTCATCAAGAAAAAGAAGAAGGCTAAAGCAGCGTCTGCGTCGCAGAGTGATGACTCGAGTGGGAACAATGATCCTGAGGAGGGGGAGATCACGGAGTCGGAGAGAGAATGGAAGTctacctcttcctcccctcctcccaccaAATACAGCTCAGAGTCAGAGATAGAGAGTCAGGAAG TTGCTGAGAAGGTATGGCCACCCTGTGTGAGGGTGACAGTGGTCAGATCTCCAGTGTTACAGACAGGAACACTCTTCATCATCACAGCTGACTCTCCAGCCACCATTGGCAG GGAGAAGGATATGAACCATGCCATTAGTATATCTGAAATGGGAGTCAGTAAG CTCCATGCAGAGGTGTACTTTGACCAGGACCAACAGTGCTACATGCTAGTGGACCAGGGAAGTCAGAACGGAACTGTCCTCAATGGCAACCGAATCCTACAG CCCAACGCTAAGTGTGACCCTTGCCCTCTGACCCATGGGGATGAGGTGAAGATGGGAGAGACTGTTCTGTCCTTCCACATCCACGCAGGGACAGACACCTGTGACGGCTGTGAACCTGGACAGGTCATGGCTCACCTCAGCAAACACCAGAGGAACCAACCACTACAGACCG GTCCAGCTCCAACCAAAGAGGACAAGGAGCTGCTCCGACAGAAAGAACTGAAACAGATGAAGGTTAAATATGGCCTGAAG AGCGCTGAGTATGAGGAGGATAAAGCCCTGAGGAACCCCAGGTATGTGGACCGGGCCGAGTCTCGCCGTCAGACGGTGGGCAGCGAGGGAGTCTTTCAACGGGATGACGCACCCGCCTCTGTACACGT TGAGATCAGTGAAGTCAACAAGGGAAGGAAGATGTTGGAGAAGATGGGCTGGAAGAAAGGAGAAGGCCTGGGCAAAGATGGAGCTGGAATGAAAGACCCG ATCCAGTTGAAGGTCCGGAAGTCCCAGTCAGGCTTTGGGGCAGGAGCTGTTGTGTCGGTGGACGAGGCTGGGACTCTGAGTAGGACCAAGACCCAGAGGAACTGGGAGAAGGCCAGGGAGCGGTTTAATGACACATGCCAGACAGAGACACCCACAGTAAAGAAGGAGCAGAGCCCAGCACCCAAACCCTGGGTTAAAGGAGAAGTGGCTGAGTGA
- the aggf1 gene encoding angiogenic factor with G patch and FHA domains 1 isoform X3 — MVVTRCLCSTFRLIFLAERNEGVRPSEENKRIARSMATNGEKASGGEEGSDSEVAELRQKVESLKQELKSCTKELTKLQKQLTKSESLQKSTEGYNEDLRKQVNKLSAEIHERKKKAKERAEAETQTEEYTWSETDYYNYYYGGGYYQGDGVTTDTQVTVTPEGQEATDAAEMTAAESTTDTATDMTTDNATAMITEVSVEGGIAAAQPEEVDTGSIADMLRATAEQAMTQTGFVFDETTGMYYDHSTGFYYDSASQLYYDNNTGMYYYYDAESGKYQFHSRIEVPTVQPVSETSQVKKSLDKKGRKWKKVPERTARQDDKVEDVTNSLANMKISYFWNSASRRVAEKVWPPCVRVTVVRSPVLQTGTLFIITADSPATIGREKDMNHAISISEMGVSKLHAEVYFDQDQQCYMLVDQGSQNGTVLNGNRILQPNAKCDPCPLTHGDEVKMGETVLSFHIHAGTDTCDGCEPGQVMAHLSKHQRNQPLQTGPAPTKEDKELLRQKELKQMKVKYGLKSAEYEEDKALRNPRYVDRAESRRQTVGSEGVFQRDDAPASVHVEISEVNKGRKMLEKMGWKKGEGLGKDGAGMKDPIQLKVRKSQSGFGAGAVVSVDEAGTLSRTKTQRNWEKARERFNDTCQTETPTVKKEQSPAPKPWVKGEVAE, encoded by the exons CCAGAAGTATGGCGACAAATGGAGAGAAGgcgagtggaggagaggaggggtcggATTCCGAGGTGGCTGAGCTTCGCCAGAAAGTAGAGTCGCTAAAGCAAGAACTGAAAAGCTGCACAAAAGAACTGACCAAATTACAGAAACAACTGACCAAGTCTGAGAGTCTTCAGAAAAGCACAGAAGGCTACAATGAAGACTTGAGGAAACAG GTCAACAAGCTTAGTGCAGAGATTCATGAACGAAAGAAAAAGGCGAAAGAGAGAGCTGAagctgagacacagacagaggaataTACCTGGTCAGAAACTG AttattacaactactactatgGAGGAGGCTACTACCAGGGTGATGGTGTGACTACAGACACCCAGGTGACAGTGACACCTGAGGGGCAGGAAGCCACTGATGCCGCAGAGATGACAGCTGCAGAATCAACCACTGACACAGCTACAGACATGACGACAGACAACGCCACAGCGATGATTACAGAGGTGTCTGTAGAGGGTGGTATTGCTGCCGCTCAACCAGAG GAAGTGGATACGGGCTCCATAGCAGACATGCTGAGAGCCACAGCTGAGCAGGCCATGACACAGACTGGCTTTGTGTTTGATGAGACCACAGGGATGTACTACGACCACAGCACTGGCTTTTACTACGACTCG GCCAGTCAGTTGTACTATGATAACAACACAGGCATGTACTACTACTACGATGCAGAGAGTGGCAAGTACCAGTTCCACTCCAGGATAGAGGTTCCTACTGTACAGCCTGTCTCAGAGAccagccaggtgaaaaagagccTAGACAAGAAAGGAAGGAAGTGGAAGAAAGTTCCAGAGAGAACCGCCCGTCAGGATGATAAG GTAGAAGACGTGACTAACTCACTGGCTAACATGAAGATTTCCTATTTCTGGAACTCAGCTTCCCGTAGAG TTGCTGAGAAGGTATGGCCACCCTGTGTGAGGGTGACAGTGGTCAGATCTCCAGTGTTACAGACAGGAACACTCTTCATCATCACAGCTGACTCTCCAGCCACCATTGGCAG GGAGAAGGATATGAACCATGCCATTAGTATATCTGAAATGGGAGTCAGTAAG CTCCATGCAGAGGTGTACTTTGACCAGGACCAACAGTGCTACATGCTAGTGGACCAGGGAAGTCAGAACGGAACTGTCCTCAATGGCAACCGAATCCTACAG CCCAACGCTAAGTGTGACCCTTGCCCTCTGACCCATGGGGATGAGGTGAAGATGGGAGAGACTGTTCTGTCCTTCCACATCCACGCAGGGACAGACACCTGTGACGGCTGTGAACCTGGACAGGTCATGGCTCACCTCAGCAAACACCAGAGGAACCAACCACTACAGACCG GTCCAGCTCCAACCAAAGAGGACAAGGAGCTGCTCCGACAGAAAGAACTGAAACAGATGAAGGTTAAATATGGCCTGAAG AGCGCTGAGTATGAGGAGGATAAAGCCCTGAGGAACCCCAGGTATGTGGACCGGGCCGAGTCTCGCCGTCAGACGGTGGGCAGCGAGGGAGTCTTTCAACGGGATGACGCACCCGCCTCTGTACACGT TGAGATCAGTGAAGTCAACAAGGGAAGGAAGATGTTGGAGAAGATGGGCTGGAAGAAAGGAGAAGGCCTGGGCAAAGATGGAGCTGGAATGAAAGACCCG ATCCAGTTGAAGGTCCGGAAGTCCCAGTCAGGCTTTGGGGCAGGAGCTGTTGTGTCGGTGGACGAGGCTGGGACTCTGAGTAGGACCAAGACCCAGAGGAACTGGGAGAAGGCCAGGGAGCGGTTTAATGACACATGCCAGACAGAGACACCCACAGTAAAGAAGGAGCAGAGCCCAGCACCCAAACCCTGGGTTAAAGGAGAAGTGGCTGAGTGA
- the aggf1 gene encoding angiogenic factor with G patch and FHA domains 1 isoform X2: protein MATNGEKASGGEEGSDSEVAELRQKVESLKQELKSCTKELTKLQKQLTKSESLQKSTEGYNEDLRKQVNKLSAEIHERKKKAKERAEAETQTEEYTWSETDYYNYYYGGGYYQGDGVTTDTQVTVTPEGQEATDAAEMTAAESTTDTATDMTTDNATAMITEVSVEGGIAAAQPEEVDTGSIADMLRATAEQAMTQTGFVFDETTGMYYDHSTGFYYDSASQLYYDNNTGMYYYYDAESGKYQFHSRIEVPTVQPVSETSQVKKSLDKKGRKWKKVPERTARQDDKGLVKEELDLDEWMERRIPKRGTGSRRHRGRSLTPDTPLQKKRSLKTRQAKSAERSLKRKKRKDGLRSDDASSSRRKKKKAKSDKLIKKKKKAKAASASQSDDSSGNNDPEEGEITESEREWKSTSSSPPPTKYSSESEIESQEVAEKVWPPCVRVTVVRSPVLQTGTLFIITADSPATIGREKDMNHAISISEMGVSKLHAEVYFDQDQQCYMLVDQGSQNGTVLNGNRILQPNAKCDPCPLTHGDEVKMGETVLSFHIHAGTDTCDGCEPGQVMAHLSKHQRNQPLQTGPAPTKEDKELLRQKELKQMKVKYGLKSAEYEEDKALRNPRYVDRAESRRQTVGSEGVFQRDDAPASVHVEISEVNKGRKMLEKMGWKKGEGLGKDGAGMKDPIQLKVRKSQSGFGAGAVVSVDEAGTLSRTKTQRNWEKARERFNDTCQTETPTVKKEQSPAPKPWVKGEVAE from the exons ATGGCGACAAATGGAGAGAAGgcgagtggaggagaggaggggtcggATTCCGAGGTGGCTGAGCTTCGCCAGAAAGTAGAGTCGCTAAAGCAAGAACTGAAAAGCTGCACAAAAGAACTGACCAAATTACAGAAACAACTGACCAAGTCTGAGAGTCTTCAGAAAAGCACAGAAGGCTACAATGAAGACTTGAGGAAACAG GTCAACAAGCTTAGTGCAGAGATTCATGAACGAAAGAAAAAGGCGAAAGAGAGAGCTGAagctgagacacagacagaggaataTACCTGGTCAGAAACTG AttattacaactactactatgGAGGAGGCTACTACCAGGGTGATGGTGTGACTACAGACACCCAGGTGACAGTGACACCTGAGGGGCAGGAAGCCACTGATGCCGCAGAGATGACAGCTGCAGAATCAACCACTGACACAGCTACAGACATGACGACAGACAACGCCACAGCGATGATTACAGAGGTGTCTGTAGAGGGTGGTATTGCTGCCGCTCAACCAGAG GAAGTGGATACGGGCTCCATAGCAGACATGCTGAGAGCCACAGCTGAGCAGGCCATGACACAGACTGGCTTTGTGTTTGATGAGACCACAGGGATGTACTACGACCACAGCACTGGCTTTTACTACGACTCG GCCAGTCAGTTGTACTATGATAACAACACAGGCATGTACTACTACTACGATGCAGAGAGTGGCAAGTACCAGTTCCACTCCAGGATAGAGGTTCCTACTGTACAGCCTGTCTCAGAGAccagccaggtgaaaaagagccTAGACAAGAAAGGAAGGAAGTGGAAGAAAGTTCCAGAGAGAACCGCCCGTCAGGATGATAAG GGCCTTGTAAAGGAGGAGCTGGACCTTGATGAGTGGATGGAGCGGCGAATCCCGAAGAGGGGCACAGGCTCGCGCAGGCATAGGGGCCGGTCTCTTACTCCAGACACTCCTCTGCAAAAAAAACGCTCCTTGAAGACTCGCCAGGCGAAGAGTGCCGAACGCTCgttgaagaggaagaagaggaaggacgGGTTGCGCTCCGATGATGCGAGCAGCtcaaggaggaagaagaagaaggctaAATCAGATAAACTCATCAAGAAAAAGAAGAAGGCTAAAGCAGCGTCTGCGTCGCAGAGTGATGACTCGAGTGGGAACAATGATCCTGAGGAGGGGGAGATCACGGAGTCGGAGAGAGAATGGAAGTctacctcttcctcccctcctcccaccaAATACAGCTCAGAGTCAGAGATAGAGAGTCAGGAAG TTGCTGAGAAGGTATGGCCACCCTGTGTGAGGGTGACAGTGGTCAGATCTCCAGTGTTACAGACAGGAACACTCTTCATCATCACAGCTGACTCTCCAGCCACCATTGGCAG GGAGAAGGATATGAACCATGCCATTAGTATATCTGAAATGGGAGTCAGTAAG CTCCATGCAGAGGTGTACTTTGACCAGGACCAACAGTGCTACATGCTAGTGGACCAGGGAAGTCAGAACGGAACTGTCCTCAATGGCAACCGAATCCTACAG CCCAACGCTAAGTGTGACCCTTGCCCTCTGACCCATGGGGATGAGGTGAAGATGGGAGAGACTGTTCTGTCCTTCCACATCCACGCAGGGACAGACACCTGTGACGGCTGTGAACCTGGACAGGTCATGGCTCACCTCAGCAAACACCAGAGGAACCAACCACTACAGACCG GTCCAGCTCCAACCAAAGAGGACAAGGAGCTGCTCCGACAGAAAGAACTGAAACAGATGAAGGTTAAATATGGCCTGAAG AGCGCTGAGTATGAGGAGGATAAAGCCCTGAGGAACCCCAGGTATGTGGACCGGGCCGAGTCTCGCCGTCAGACGGTGGGCAGCGAGGGAGTCTTTCAACGGGATGACGCACCCGCCTCTGTACACGT TGAGATCAGTGAAGTCAACAAGGGAAGGAAGATGTTGGAGAAGATGGGCTGGAAGAAAGGAGAAGGCCTGGGCAAAGATGGAGCTGGAATGAAAGACCCG ATCCAGTTGAAGGTCCGGAAGTCCCAGTCAGGCTTTGGGGCAGGAGCTGTTGTGTCGGTGGACGAGGCTGGGACTCTGAGTAGGACCAAGACCCAGAGGAACTGGGAGAAGGCCAGGGAGCGGTTTAATGACACATGCCAGACAGAGACACCCACAGTAAAGAAGGAGCAGAGCCCAGCACCCAAACCCTGGGTTAAAGGAGAAGTGGCTGAGTGA